CCCTTTTTTATCATATGAAAAACTTCAATTCCTTTTAACGTTTGTATTACAGAGCATTTTTATATATTTGAATAACTTGCTCTAAAGTAGCTGTACGTGGGTTTGTAAATTGACAAATATCTAGCTTAGCATTGGTAGCCATAATTTCAAAATCTTCTTCTTTTACATCTAATTTAGCAAGACCAGATGGAATACCAATGGAAGTAGAAAGATTTCTGATAGCATCAATGGATTTTTGTCCTGCTTCATTAACAGATAAACCATCAATATTTTCGCCCATAGCTACTGCAATATCACTGTATCTTTCAGCATTACCAATAAGGTTAAATTGTGAAACATGTGGTAGAAGTATTGCATTACATACACCATGAGGTAAGTTGTAGAAACCACCTAATTGATGAGCCATAGCGTGGACATATCCTAAGGAAGCATTGTTAAATGCCATACCAGCTAAGAACTGAGCATATGCCATTTTTTCTCTAGCTTCTATGTTAGCGCCATTAGCAACTGCTTTAGGCAAGTATTCAACAATTAATTTGATTGCCGTTAAAGCAGCCGAGTCAGTTAGAGGATTTGCATCTATAGACACATAAGCTTCTACTGCATGGGTTAATGCATCCATACCCGTAGCAGCTGTTAAAGTAGGTGGTAAACCAACCATTAATTCAGGGTCATTAATAGATATAGAAGGAGTAATACGCCAGTCAGCAATTGCCATTTTAACCTTACGATTAGTATCTGTGATAACAGCAAAACGAGTCATTTCAGAAGCAGTACCAGCTGTTGTATTTATTGCAACCAATGGAACCAAAGGATTGTTAGATTTGTCAACTCCTTCGTAGTCATGAATCTTTCCACCGTTACCAGCGATTAATCTAATACCTTTAGCACAGTCATGAGATGATCCTCCGCCTAATGATACCAGTATGTCACAATTTTCTTCTTCCCATACTTTTAAACCAGCCTCTACATTGTTATCTGTAGGGTTAGGCTCTGCTCCTCCAAATACAACTGCTTTTAGATTAGCCTCTTCAATAAATGCTTTGATTTTGTCTGCCATTCCTAACTTAACTAAACCTGAATCTGTTACAATTAAAGCTTTTTCTCCGCCAAGTGATTTAATCCTATTTCCTATTTCTTGTACACAACCTGCTCCCTGTAAATTTACTGAAGGAATAAAATACCCTGTTACCGCCATTTAAATCTCCCCTTTAAAATTAAATTTTAAATAAATTATACATAATTCCAATCTTCTCTTTGTCAACAAAATAGGAAGGATGAAACTATGTTATTTGTAATGTTATGATAGAAATATGCAAAATATACCTATTAGGGGTAAAGGGTAGCTGTCACCAGGTGCAACTTATTACATTAAAAAATATCATCGTACCATTAATTAATCCTTAAATACCGTTTTAGTGATTAATTACGGGGCTTTTTATTATTTTATTGTGAAGTTGTAGTTAATTTATATTAAATTTATTATCCTATTAAAAACACTAATTACAGTCAAACTAAATAAACACAAACCACCAAAACAGTAGCCAACCAAAGCTACTGTTTTTTGTTGCACAAATATAAATATGTACAAAATTATCCCTCCTATATTAGACTATACGGTTTTTCTATATATGTCTATCTAACATGGATAATAACAACATGTGTTTTTAAATTATATTATCAATAGAAGACCGTAGGTTGTTATAAATTATAGCCTACGGTCTGATGAGTTTTAAATAATTATTTAAAAGTGTCAAAATTATTTAGTTGTTAAATTATAAATATAGATGGTTGAGTTCCCTAGATTTTTTAGTGATACATTTTCAACAGGGTATGGTCCACCTGGGAGATTTAGTTTA
The window above is part of the Tepidibacter aestuarii genome. Proteins encoded here:
- a CDS encoding iron-containing alcohol dehydrogenase; the encoded protein is MAVTGYFIPSVNLQGAGCVQEIGNRIKSLGGEKALIVTDSGLVKLGMADKIKAFIEEANLKAVVFGGAEPNPTDNNVEAGLKVWEEENCDILVSLGGGSSHDCAKGIRLIAGNGGKIHDYEGVDKSNNPLVPLVAINTTAGTASEMTRFAVITDTNRKVKMAIADWRITPSISINDPELMVGLPPTLTAATGMDALTHAVEAYVSIDANPLTDSAALTAIKLIVEYLPKAVANGANIEAREKMAYAQFLAGMAFNNASLGYVHAMAHQLGGFYNLPHGVCNAILLPHVSQFNLIGNAERYSDIAVAMGENIDGLSVNEAGQKSIDAIRNLSTSIGIPSGLAKLDVKEEDFEIMATNAKLDICQFTNPRTATLEQVIQIYKNAL